From Montipora foliosa isolate CH-2021 chromosome 6, ASM3666993v2, whole genome shotgun sequence, a single genomic window includes:
- the LOC138006754 gene encoding zinc finger protein 709-like, whose amino-acid sequence MMSRSFKERNCRCVNKGTWCIQKRSCLNEEQSLLRDEQVHTGEKHNECKERGKCLSKAEKLKKHERTHTGEKPYECEQCGKCFTEAGNLRTHERVNTGEKPYKCKQCGNCFSKAGNLKTHERDHTGEKPYECKQCGKCFSEAGKLKIHERVHTGEKPYKCKQCGKCFSQAGSLKIHERVHTGEKPYECKQCGKCFSQAGSLKIHERVHTGEKPYECKQCGNCFSNAANLKRHERVHTGEKPYECKQCGNCFSNAATLKTHERVHTGEKPYECKQCGNCFSFASNLRRHERVHLGEKPYECKQCGKCFSQAESLKIHERVHTGEKPYECKQCGKCFSQAGSLKIHERVHTGEKPYECKQCGKCFSHAGDLRKHERVHAREKRYKRKPKGNFFRNKKSVRKHEKALGRSASASEHEVEFHRPCTRQEHSSNQGENYSCWLCQEEFCSEELLLAHYQNHMTFEEPST is encoded by the coding sequence ATGATGTCAAGATCATTTAAGGAAAGAAACTGCCGTTGTGTCAACAAGGGTACTTGGTGTATACAGAAAAGAAGCTGTCTCAACGAGGAACAAAGTCTTTTGAGAGATGAAcaagtccatactggagagaagcatAATGAATGCAAAGAACGTGGCAAGTGTTTGAGCAAAGCAgagaaattaaagaaacatgaaagaacccatactggagagaaaccttatgaatgcGAACAATGTGGTAAGTGTTTTACCGAAGCAGGaaatttaaggacacatgaaagagtaaatactggagagaagccttataaatgcaaacaatgtggtaaCTGTTTTAGCAAAGCAGGAAATTTAAAGACACACGAGAGAgaccatactggagagaaaccttatgaatgcaaacaatgtggcaagtgttttagcgaaGCAGGGAAATTAAagatacatgaaagagtccatacaggagagaagccttacaaatgcaaacaatgtggcaagtgttttagccaagcaggaagcttaaagatacatgaaagagtccatactggagagaaaccttatgaatgcaaacaatgtggcaagtgttttagccaagcaggaagcttaaagatacatgaaagagtccatactggagagaaaccttatgaatgcaaacaatgtggtaaCTGTTTTAGCAACGCAGCAAATTTAAagagacatgaaagagtccatactggagagaaaccttatgaatgcaaacaatgtggtaaCTGTTTTAGCAACGCAGCAACTTTAaagacacatgaaagagtccatactggagagaaaccttatgaatgcaaacaatgtggcaattGCTTTAGCTTTGCGAGTAATTTaaggagacatgaaagagtGCATCTTGGAGAAaaaccttatgaatgcaaacaatgtggcaagtgttttagccaagcagaaagcttaaagatacatgaaagagtccatactggagagaaaccttatgaatgcaaacaatgtggcaagtgttttagccaagcaggaagcttaaagatacatgaaagagtccatactggagagaagccttatgaatgcaaacaatgtggcaagtgttttagccatgCAGGAGATTTGAGGAAACACGAAAGAGTCCATGCTAGAGAGAAGCGTTACAAACGTAAGCCAAAAGGAAACTTTTTTCGCAACAAAAAAAGTGTCAGGAAACATGAAAAAGCACTAGGACGTTCTGCAAGTGCAAGTGAACACGAAGTAGAATTCCATCGCCCCTGCACTCGACAGGAACATAGTTCAAACCAGGGTGAAAATTACAGCTGTTGGCTTTGCCAAGAGGAGTTTTGCAGCGAGGAGCTTCTTCTTGCACACTATCAAAATCATATGACGTTTGAGGAGCCATCAACTTAA
- the LOC138005046 gene encoding uncharacterized protein, producing MPATIEELQGVVAGLSEVIKGLVGAIQLQAQTSATHASAADPTPAPPNQNFTTLRQPTLKLPTFRQDTKVQDDIAEFLDRFQEQTSHLPATIRLSLLEQQCIGEWPRSVLSFFRSTEGFSDQSPDEQLASFISRLRDEFQEPTDSKCRRLAAQLSAMKQDPSEYVDEFAFKYKNTVHQLDKLGESLTKSCPTYVTLQFISKLQPHIAQHLVLQAHHVTQLDKAIEFARRIEHSFITATDKGSASPLPQDSPSLPTASNEGPQRTALLSSSGQFRGDVRPFQQQRSCWICGQTQHTARDCTQRPPAQRKKIPEVCRNFNRLLSANCEQANNKCSAGRLHKCSQCHKWGCKALRHKKSPMQSLVADLPPLNKPADGETSTTSQEHVVFGLPAVTTPAGKLHERHIVWTPVTSAGEKLPLPLDSCCSVSLVSRFHADLVASKSPQLKFQSLEKPVAVSVADAKSQLKAVGTMEIPIQWSNGKETTFQMLVVPGLSWPILFGENHLHSTQALVDHATPSIHFRHPSMPFKLACSLQNPLTDNKDHGVNTHAGVTCLLTGPPCPGLPPGNSKLNRGLNFVSVCLTIGTSLMALSHSDLWIDGHEIQPGVKVLSGPFHMTAATDQTIPTKSCHVSACTLPSLPLETIPTEYISDLQPSYTTTLAVECKRKQTDIPLNIILGNLRPICQEDT from the coding sequence ATGCCTGCTACTATCGAAGAATTACAAGGAGTCGTTGCTGGCCTCAGCGAAGTGATAAAGGGATTAGTCGGCGCGATCCAACTTCAAGCTCAAACCTCAGCGACACACGCTAGCGCGGCCGATCCTACGCCCGCTCCTCCCAACCAAAATTTCACCACGTTACGACAACCGACGCTCAAATTACCCACCTTCCGCCAAGATACTAAAGTTCAAGATGACATTGCCGAATTTCTTGACCGATTTCAAGAACAGACATCGCACCTTCCAGCCACCATTCGCCTGTCCCTTCTAGAACAACAATGCATTGGCGAATGGCCACGTTCTGTGTTGTCATTTTTTCGCAGTACAGAAGGCTTCTCCGACCAATCACCAGACGAGCAATTGGCGTCTTTCATTTCACGTTTACGAGACGAGTTTCAGGAACCCACCGACTCAAAATGTCGACGTTTGGCAGCCCAATTAAGCGCTATGAAACAGGATCCATCGGAATATGTCGATGAATTTGCATTCAAGTATAAGAATACTGTTCACCAACTCGATAAACTAGGCGAAAGCCTCACTAAATCTTGCCCAACCTATGTTACTTTGCAGTTTATTTCCAAGTTACAACCGCATATTGCCCAACATCTGGTTCTTCAAGCACACCATGTGACACAACTCGATAAAGCCATTGAATTTGCTCGACGCATTGAACATTCGTTCATCACTGCTACAGATAAAGGATCTGCTTCGCCCTTACCCCAGGATTCCCCGTCGCTCCCTACTGCATCCAATGAAGGTCCACAGCGAACTGCCTTACTTAGCTCTTCTGGTCAATTTCGTGGCGACGTTCGGCCTTTTCAGCAACAACGCTCATGTTGGATTTGCGGCCAAACCCAGCACACAGCTCGTGATTGTACGCAGCGGCCGCCAgcacaaagaaagaaaattccaGAAGTATGTCGAAATTTTAACAGGCTTCTCTCTGCTAATTGCGAGCAAGCAAATAACAAGTGTTCAGCTGGGAGACTTCATAAATGTTCTCAGTGTCACAAATGGGGTTGCAAAGCTCTCCGTCACAAGAAATCCCCAATGCAATCTCTGGTCGCAGACCTCCCACCCTTAAACAAGCCAGCTGATGGTGAGACATCGACCACATCTCAAGAACATGTTGTGTTTGGTTTGCCAGCCGTCACAACCCCTGCGGGTAAACTCCACGAACGCCATATCGTTTGGACACCTGTCACCTCTGCTGGAGAGAAACTTCCTCTACCTCTtgacagttgttgttctgtgtCACTTGTCAGTCGATTCCATGCAGACCTCGTCGCTTCTAAGTCTCCGCAGTTAAAGTTTCAGTCGCTTGAAAAGCCTGTCGCGGTCTCTGTTGCCGATGCAAAGTCTCAGTTAAAGGCTGTAGGAACCATGGAGATTCCCATACAATGGAGCAATGGCAAGGAAACCACATTTCAGATGCTCGTAGTTCCTGGTCTTTCCTGGCCCATTCTATTTGGCGAAAACCACTTACATTCTACACAAGCTCTGGTGGACCATGCAACACCCAGTATTCATTTTCGACATCCCAGCATGCCCTTCAAACTCGCCTGTTCCCTTCAGAATCCACTTACAGACAATAAGGATCATGGCGTCAACACCCATGCAGGTGTAACCTGCTTACTAACTGGGCCTCCATGCCCTGGTCTTCCTCCGGGCAATTCCAAACTGAATCGCGGACTTAACTTTGTCTCTGTTTGCCTTACCATTGGTACTTCACTGATGGCGCTCTCACACTCAGACCTATGGATCGATGGTCACGAAATCCAACCTGGAGTTAAAGTACTGAGTGGCCCTTTTCACATGACCGCTGCAACAGATCAAACCATTCCTACCAAGTCGTGTCATGTATCTGCCTGTACCCTTCCATCGCTTCCATTGGAAACCATTCCTACAGAGTACATCTCTGATCTTCAGCCCTCTTATACTACAACACTTGCTGTTGAGTGCAAACGCAAACAAACAGACATTCCACTCAACATCATTCTTGGAAATCTTCGCCCAATATGTCAAGAAGACACTTAG